A window of the Pungitius pungitius chromosome 3, fPunPun2.1, whole genome shotgun sequence genome harbors these coding sequences:
- the LOC119217527 gene encoding caspase-1-like, with amino-acid sequence MELKFLGGDGAQETERVHTGDGGVTQAKLQNARRKFVEKADKELIQQLLDDLLDDGVVNDGQKDSILEDNSTTADRARDLIDVVKKKGDKASEIFITHLEVRDKVLCTELGLSSAQPAQLAAEPKVEQKWSTKLIPTTEDFWREELNNRDIYPTDRNARSNRVALLITNINFTDEKKNRNGADKDEQNMENLMMGLGYKVVKHRDLTAKAIDDALKEFSKHPNLKETDSVLVVLMSHGKRGRVLGVDWTTERPDEFPIDNIYKHLGPENCPALLNKPKIIIIQACRGGDALYSD; translated from the exons CTAAGCTTCAGAATGCGAGGAGGAAGTTTGTGGAAAAGGCAGATAAAGAACTGATTCAGCAGCTACTGGACGACCTCTTAGACGACGGCGTCGTGAATGATGGCCAGAAAGACTCGATATTGGAGGACAACAGTACGACGGCAGACAGAGCGCGCGATCTCATCGACGTggtgaagaaaaaaggagacaaaGCTAGCGAAATATTCATCACGCACCTTGAGGTCAGAGACAAGGTTCTCTGCACTGAACTGGGTCTTTCCTCTGCTCAACCTGCTCAGCTGG CTGCGGAGCCGAAGGTGGAGCAGAAGTGGTCAACCAAACTCATTCCTACCACCGAGGATTTCTGGAGGGAGGAACTGAATAATAGAGAT ATTTACCCTACAGACAGAAATGCCAGAAGCAACCGTGTGGCCCTGCTAATCACCAATATCAACTTtactgatgagaaaaaaaacagaaatggagcCGATAAGGATGAGCAGAACATGGAGAATCTGATGATGGGACTGGGATACAAGGTGGTGAAACACCGTGACCTCACAGCAAAG GCAATCGATGATGCTTTAAAGGAGTTCTCTAAACACCCCAACCTCAAAGAGACGGACAGCGTGTTGGTGGTTTTGATGTCACACGGGAAACGGGGCCGTGTCCTCGGTGTGGACTGGACGACTGAAAGACCAGATGAGTTCCCTATCGACAACATCTACAAACACTTGGGCCCAGAGAATTGTCCAGCGCTGCTGAACAAACCcaagatcatcatcatccaggCCTGCAGAGGGGGTGACGCTCTCTATTCTGACTGA